DNA sequence from the Streptomyces sp. NBC_01264 genome:
TGGTACCACTGGGTGTGCCAGATGGTGGCGCTGTCCCCGTCGAGCACGTTGGCCGCGGCGCCGTTCTCGCCCGCGGTCTCCTGGCTGTCGACGGCCTTGACGCTCATCTGCGTCTGCGGGACAAGAAGTTCACCGCCGGTCCCGGAGCCGAGGTCGTCGACGGCGAGGTCGTCGAGGATGAAGTCGGCCTCGTTGTGGGAGCCTTCGCCGGTGACCTTCCGTACGCCGATCCAGGCGTCGGTGCCCGCGGTGAAGGTCTTGGTGAAGGTGGTGGCCGTCCGGGCCTGGTTCAGCGCGGTGGCCGTCTCGGTGCTGCCGGAGCCGGTGATGAACTGGTAGTCCCCGCTGAAGCCGTTCTCGTAGCTGAAGGTGACCTTGTACGAGCGGCCGGGCGTCAGCCGCAGGGTCTGCGGGAGGGTGCGGTAGACCAGGCCCTGCCGCTCCTCGTGCGACTTCAGCGAGTTCTGCCCGCTGATCACGTCGTCGACCAGCTTCCCGCTCCAACCCGCTTGGGTGTACGGGGCGTTGCGCTGGGCGATGTGGGTGCGCGGGTCGGTGGCGGAGCCGCCGGCGCCGCCGAAGGCGAAGGGGCCCCAGCCCGCGTCGACGTTCTCGAAGTCCTCGGTGAACCAGTGGCCGTTCAGCGGGGTGCGGGCGGAGCGGACGACCCGTACGTCGTCCAGGTAGACGGTGCCCGGCCCGGAGGCCGCGGACAGTTTGAGGGTGGCCGTCGACTGCCCCGCGGGGACGTCGAAGAGCACCTTCATCCGCTGCATCTTGGTGCCGTTCTTCTCACTGCCGCCGAGGCTGTTGGTCAGTGTCGAGGAGTCGGCGTAGACGGAGGCGGCCGTGCCTCCGGCCGGGGTCACGCCCAGGGTGGCGGCGCGTCCTGCCGGGGTGGTGACCCAGACGGAGGCGGCGTAGGTGCCGGGGGCGAGCCCGGTGAGCTGCTGGGAGACGGCGGGCGCGGTGCTCGGGGCCATCGTGAGCTCGTTCTGCCCCTGGGAGTTGCGGGTGACGGCGGCGCCGGTCCCGGTGACGCTCCAGGTGTTCAGGTTGCCGGAGAAGAAGGAGGGGTCCTTGACGGGGGCGCCCTCGCCCCAGTTCGGGTCGGCCTGGGCGGGAGCGGCTCCGTTGGTCACGACGTAGGCGGTCTTCGCGGCGGCGTCGATGGTGACCTGCCCGCCGGTGACGGCCAGGTCACCGACGAGCTGGCGGCCGGTGTCGGTCAGCTTGTACAGCTTGGGCGAGGACCAGCCGGCCGGGAGGGTCCAGGTGGTGGAGGCTGCCTTGTCGTTCCAGTGGTAGAGCTTGCCGTCGCGCGGGAGCAGGTAGGCGGAGCCGTCGAGGACGGTGCGGCCGGCCGTGGTGATCTTGCGGGTGTTCCCCGAGGTGGTGACGGTGGTGCCGTTGACGAGGGTGACCGCATTGGCGGTCCACTTCACGATCGGCGATTCCTGGAGGTACTTGGTCGGCAGGTTGGTCGCGAAGGTGGTGCTGAGGAAGGAGGTGAAGTCCCGCTTGCCCTGCCAGCCCTCGTAGGCGGTGATCTCGGCGCCGCCGAGCAGCGGGTTGGCGGCGATCCAGTCGTCCTTGGTGTGGTTGGCGATGAAGCGGGCGATGTTCGAGTTGATGCCCTTGAGGTCGCTGCCGCCGTAGTTGACGTCGGTGGCCCAGTGGTGCCAGAGGGACTGCCCGGTCATCGAGGCGGGGAACTCGGTGGCGAGCTGGAAGCCGAGGCCGCCGATCTCGCGTTCGAGCTTGCGCGAGACGTAGCCGTCGCCGTACCAGACATCCACGTAGAGGAAGTCCAGGCCGGGCGCCGCCGCCTTGAGGTCCTGGAACCGCTTGAGGCGCTCGCCGGACTGGCCGTCCTTGCGGGTGTCCACGTAGTACGACTGGTCGAGCCAGTCCCAGCCGAGCCCGCCGGTCTGGTGCGCCGGGTCGAAGGTGGCCGAGACCGGGTACTCCTCGGTGGCGTTGACGTGGACGCCGAAGTCGGCGTTGTAGGTGTGGCCGACGGTGGTGAGGGTGTTCAGGTCGGTGGCCCCGCCGAGCTTGGAGCCGATGTTCTTGTAGTCCATGTGGGCCGAGTCGTGGCCCTCGGAGGCGTACCCCTTGAGCAGGACGAACTGGCCGAGGCCGTCGGTGGCGAGGTTGACCCGCTTGGTCTCGTCGAGGGTCTCGGAGAAGGGATGGGTGGCCGCAGAGGCGAAGTTGAAGGGGATGCGCTGCACGACCCGGTCGGCGGTGTGCTGCCAGCCGGTGGGAGCGGTCCAGATGTCGCGGTAGGCGACCGCCGCGTCCTGCCAGTCCACGGTGGAGTCGGCGTTGCGGTCGGCCGTGATCGCGACGCGGACGTAGGGCAGCGGCTCGGTGTCGGTGTCGGCGGCGCCCGAGGAACGGTAGAGCCAGGATCCGCTCCACAGGCCGGCCCGGCGGTAGGTTCCCTTGTCGGTGACCTGCTTGCTGATCCGGCCGTTCTCGCTCGCGGTGCCGCCGGAGGGGGCGTCGTAGTACGAGTTGGAGTCGATGGCCGCGGCCAGCTTGCCGGTGTTGGCCAGCCCGTACATCACGGTCGTGGCGGCGGCGTCCACCGGTGTGCTCGCGGTGATCGGGGTGAAGGTGTCCCCGGTACCGGTGGTGGCGGTGTGCATCTTCGCGGTGGAGAGCGCGGCGCCCGCCTGGCTGCTGCGGACGCTGACGAGGTTGTGGTTGGGGATGGCGAAGCTGCGTACGCGCAGGGCGGCCGTGTCCTCGATCGCCGTGACCTTGAACTCCACCACCGAACCGGTCACCGAGAGCCGGGACTTGATGGTCACTCCGGAGAAGGCCAGTGCGTAGTCCACGCCGGAGGCGGAGGGGGTGGCGGTGACGGTGGGCGTGTAGGTGGTTCCGTTGACGACGATCGCGCCGATGGTGTCCTCGTTGCCGTTCAGCACGTCCCCGGTGGCGGTGCGGGTGTAGCTGATGACGCGGGGGAAGGCGCTGTCCACGCTGACGGACAGCTCCGGCGAGGTGATCGTCAGGGGGGTGGCCGCCACGGCGGGGGCAGCGGGCACGGCCACGACCAAGGTGGCGACCAGACCAGCCACCGCGGCTGCGGCCGGCCAGAGGGGGGTTCGCATCGGACCTCCGGGAGTCGGCGCTTCCTGGGCGGAAGACCGCACACCGTGGAGGCCGGCGGTCCGCTCACTGACCTGACAGCCTGCGTACCGCGGCCCGGCAGGCCCATGGACAAAGCCGCACCCCGTCGTGGACTTCTGTGACGGGTGGGGTCAGTGGGCGCACACTTCGGCCCGCCCGGAAGGAGCGTCGCTCCCCGGCCCGGCGGCGACCGCGGGCGAGCGGGCGGGGCAGCGCGCCCGAGCGGGGTGCCGGACAGCGCGCGCCCGAGCGCGATGCCCGCCGCGGGCACGCCGGAGAGCCGCCCGTGGGCGGCTCCCGTGCCGGTCCCCGCGGGTTCCTGTGCGGTCAGGTGCTCGCCGGCACCAGAACGACCGCCGTCCCGTACGCGCACACCTCGGTGCCGAGGTCGGCCGCGTCGGTCACGTCGAACCGCATCATGAGCACGGCGTTCGCACCGCGCGCCTTCGCCTGCTCGATGAGACGGTCCATCGCCTGGTTGCGGGTCTCCACCAGCGTCTTGGTGAGACCCTTCAGCTCGCCGCCGATCATGGATTTCAGGCCCGCGCCGATCTGGCTGCCCAGGTGGCGGGAGCGCACGGTGAGGCCGAAGACCTCTCCGATGACCTGCTCGACCCGGTAGCCCGGGACGTCGTTCGTCGTGACCACCATGACACCGGTCTGCTGCGCGCCGGGACCGCCGCCGTAATCCTCGATACCCATGCCATCCACTCTGGCGGCGCCGTGCGGTGCCCGCATCCGGAGGCGGGGCGGGGACAGGGCCGGGACAGGGCCGGGACAGGGGCCGGGACAGGGGCCGGGATACGGAGCAACCCCGGTGGCGCCCTCGACCCCACCCGCATATTGCGCATATCGGGCGACGTCACGGTGCGTCAGCGGGCCCGGGAGGCCCTCCGTCGCCATAGTCGTCCCTGGCGACCGCCTGGTTGCCGCCCCGCGCCGCGAAACGCGGCCGGGCAGACGCTTTCTCGGAGGAGCCGGCTCATGCTGAAGCCCACCAGGACCATCCTCGCCCTCACCGCCGGAAGCCTGGTGCTCGGCCTGGTCGGGGCGGGCACGGCCGTCGCGGCCGACCACTCGGAGCCCCGCGGCCAGGTCCTGACCACCCCCCTCGACGAGAACGACGAGGACGGCTTCGGCGAGGACGACGAGTACGGCAAGCGCAAGCACGCCCGCGGCGTCGTCACCTCCCGCGGCCCGCTGACCGTCCGCAGCCGGCCGACCACCCACTCCCACAAGGTGGGCCGGCTGCACCCGCACGAGAAGGTCGCCATCGCGTGCAAGACGCGCGGCGAGCGGGTCGACGGGAACAACCTCTGGTACCTGCTGAAGGAGCGGGACGAGCGGGACGAGCGGGACGAGCGGGACGAGCGCGACGAGCGCGACGAGCGCGACGAGCGCGACGAGCGCGACGAGCGCGACGAGGACCGCAAGGCCGCGATGATGCCGAAGTCGGCGAAGTCCGCGAAGTCCGCGGCCGCCCGGGACGGCGACGACAACTGGGTCGCCGCCCGCTACGTCAAGAACCTGGGCGAGGTCCGCTACTGCCGCGCCTAGGCGCCATCCCGTCCTGGAGCCGGCCTAGAGCCGTCCCAGAACCGGCCTAGAGCCGTGTCTCCGGGCGTACGGTCCGCGGTCCCACGCACCGCGCACCGTACGCCCGTACCCGTGTCCGCAGTTCCCGGTCCGCCGTGACCACGACGCACCCGCCGCGCTCCGAGTAGGCGGCCGCCAGCTCCACGATGCGGTCGTCGCCGCTGCCCGGCGCCTCGTCCACCCGTACGCCGGGCACCGATGCGACGCCCCGGGCCGCGCCCTCGACGACGAGGACGATCTCCTCACCCTCCTCGCGCAGCGCCAGCCGGTCGCGCAGCCGCTCGGCGGCGCCGCGCCGGTCGCGCCACCAGCCGTCCGGCACGGACCCGACGACGTTGGCACCGTCCACGATCAGTACGTTCGGCTCGTCCACCGCTCCAGTATGGCGAGCCGGGCAGGCCTCTCCGCACCCGCGGGCGCCGCGCCTACGGCTGGTGGCGGCGCAGGTTGGCGGCGAGGACCCGGTCGAGCGTGCGGTCGGACAGGATCCGGCCCAGGCGCACGATCAGGGCCGCGTCCCGGCCGGCGGTGTAGCGGGTACGCGGCCTGGGCGTCGTCACGGCCTTCGCGATGACCAGGGCGGCGGCGTCGGCGGTGAGGCCCGAAGCGGTGCCGGAGGCCATGAGCTCGTTGTTCGCCCGGACCATGTCCCCGTACCGCTCCTCCTGCTCCGGCGTCATCCGTGCCGACAAGCGGTTGGCCGTCTCCACCCCCCGTGCGGCCATCTCCGTACGGACACCGCCGGGCTCGACCACGACCACCCGCACGCCCAGCGGAGCGACCTCCCGGCGGAGCGAGTCGCTGACCGCCTCCAGGGCGAACTTCGAGCCGGCGTAGGCGCCGTACGTGGCCATGGCGAATTTGCCGCCGACCGAGCTGATGTTGACCACCCGGCCCTTGGCGCGCAGCAGCGCGGGCAGGAGTACCTGGGTGACGGCGATGTGGCCGAACAGGTTGACTTCGAACACCCGGCGCCACTCGGCCAGGGGCAGGGCTTCGACCGGGCCGTTGACCTGGATGCCCGCATTGTTGACGAGCGCGTGCAGCGCGCGCGGGTCGCTCTCGACCCGCGCGGCGAGTGCCTCCACGTGCTCGGGCTCGGTGATGTCGAGGATGAGCGGCTCGATGCCCGTCGACCGGATGGCGTCCGCGTCGCGGTCGCGCCGCACTCCGGCCAGGACGTGGAATCCCCGACGGGCGAGTTCACGGGCGGCCGACGCGCCCATGCCCGTGGAGGCTCCGGTCACGACGACCAGCTTCTGGGTTTCAGATGACGTTGTCACCTCATTGACGGTACCAGTCCGGATGACAACGTCAACCGGATGTAGGATCGGGCCCATGGTCACCCGTGCGCAATCCGCCGCCCTCACCCGCCGCGCGCTGCTCGACGCGGCCGCCGAGCTCCTCGACCTCGGCGGACCCGAGGCGGTCACCCTGCGCGAGGTGGGCGCGCGGGCGGGCGTGAGCCGGGGGGCGCCGTACCGCCATTTCACGGGCAAGGACAGCCTGCTGACCGTCGTCGCGACCGAGGCCTGGGAACGGATCGCCGACCGGGTCCACGCCCTGCGGACCGACCCGTCCCTGTCCGCGTCCGACAGGGTGCGCGGCGCGTTGCGCACCCTCACCGGCGTCGGCCGGGAGCAGCCGCACCTGTACCAGATGCTGTTCCGGCGCCCCGGACACCGCCCGGAGGAACTGGGTGAAGGGCTCGATCAGGTCCGGCGCGGGCTGTGCGCGCCGACGGACGACCCGGTGGCGGAGCGCCTGCGCGCGGCCGGGCGGTTCCAGCGCGAGTTCATGGTCGTGGTCGCCGGACTCGTCGGGGAGGCCCGCTCACGGCACTACGGCGCCCTGCTGCTCGCGGGCGCCCACGGCATCGCGGAGATGGAGCTCAGCGGCCACCTCGACGCGGGCAGTCTGGACACCTCTTCCGACGGGCTCGTCGACACGCTCGTCCGCATGGTCACGGACGTCGGCGAGGCGACGTAGCACGACCCGCGCCCACTGGACGTATTGCCGAGTAGAGGCCGAGCAGAGAGCGAGCACCGCCATGGACCGCCTTCCCCCGGACCCCAGGACGCTTCACCCGATGGCCGGCCAGCCGCGCGTGGTCCTGCTGAAGCCCCTGGTGACCTCGCCGCTGATCGAGGTCGGGGAGTACTCCTACTACGACGACCCGGACGACCCGACCGCGTTCGAGACCCGCAACGTGCTCTACCACTACGGGCCGGAGCGACTGGTCATCGGGAAGTTCTGCGCTCTGGGCACCGGGGTGCGCTTCATCATGAACGGCGCCAACCACCGCATGGACGGCCCCTCCACCTTCCCGTTCCCCATCATGGGAGGGTCCTGGGCAGACCGCTTCGACCTGCTCGCCGGGCTGCCGGGCCGGGGCGACACCGTCGTCGGCAACGACGTCTGGTTCGGCTACCACACCATGGTCATGCCCGGTGTGCGCATCGGGCACGGCGCCGTCATCGCTTCCGGCGCCGTGGTCGTGGACGACGTCCCCGACTACGCGATCGTCGGCGGCAACCCCGCCAAGCCCATCCGCACCCGGTACGAAGAGACCGATGTCGCCCGTCTGCTCGAACTCGCCTGGTGGGACTGGCCCGTGGCGCACCTCACCGAGCACATCCGGACGGTCATGACCGGCACGGTCGACGCCCTCGAGGCGATCGCCCCGAGGGCCGTCTGAACCGGTCTAGAAGTCCCCGTAGTTGACCTGCCAGGTCGCCAGCCCCATCCGGCGCCAGATGGCCACCACGCGGTCCCGGTCGTCCAGGGAGACCCGGACCGCGTACCGGTGGCGCACGTGCGCGTTGAACAGCTCCGCCTTGACGATGTCGTCGCGGCGCGTGTCACCCGCAGCCCGCATCCACAGCTCGTCGTACGGGACTTCGTGCTCCCGCAGCCAGGCCTCGGTCGGCTCCCGGTGCTCCTCCCCGCGCCCGGACAGCAGCACGATGGTGTCGCCGTCGGACCGCCGGAAGGAGTCCAGCGCATCGCGCACCGGCGCGTTCAGCGTGTCGAGGCCGCAGCGCGTGAAGTCGTACGGGTTGCGGTCGCCGGTCATCGCGAGCGTGCCGTCGATATCGCACATCACGGCCGTGGGCAGCGCCGGGTCGGGGACGTACGGGGACACGTCCGGCTGGTCGTTGAGCCAGTCCGTGGTGAGCCGCCAGCCGCCCTTCTTCGCCTTCGCGTGCTTGTCCGCGAGTATCCGGATGATCTCCTCGCCGACCTGGCGCTCGCGCGCGGCGTCGCGCCGCAGGCACTCCTCCACGGGCACGTCGGTGTAGTCGTGCACCACGAAGGTGGCCCGTCCCGCGACGGCCGCCTTGAGCCGCTTGGGGATGTAGGAGGTCAGGTGGGTGTTGTCGACGACCACGTCGAACCCGCCCTCGACGGCCGCGCTGACGGCCGCGTCCTGGATGTCCAGCACGGTCTGCTCGTGCTTGTACGAGCGCCCGCGCTCCGGGTCCGGCACGTCGAGCATGGCCCGCAGGTCGTCGAGGTTGACGCGGCGCATCCGGCCGCCGGACTCCGCCTGGAGGGCGCGCGCGGCGGTGGTCTTCCCGGAGGCAGGCAGCCCCGTCATGATGTGGACCACCGGGAGCGCGGGAGGCTCGGCGGGCGCTGCCGGGGACACGGCGGCCTCGGTCTCGGGTGTTTCGGACACGGGTTCAGTTCTCCTCGTCGTGCGTGAAGGGGTCGGAGGTCTCGGGCCGCACCTGCCGCCAGGTGATCAGCTCGGTCGACCTGCCGTCGAGGCGCTGGAAGAGCGCGCCGCGGACCCCGCCGTCGCGGACCGTCGTCTTGGCGGCGCGGGCGAACGCGCCCCGGTCGCCGGCCAGATGGGCCAGCGAGGCGTACGCCTCGTCGATGGCGCGCTCGCGGAGCACGGCCTCGGTCTCCAGGCGTTCGATCACCGAGCGCACCCAGTGGTCGAACTCGTCGGGCACCTGCTCCAGCAGGGCGTCCAGCGGCTTGCCGCCCGAGGCCTCGATGTCGGCGACGGTGCAGTTCAGGCCCTGGGCGAGCTGCTTGAGGGGCAGGCCGGCGAAGCGCTGGATGCCGTGGCCGCGCCAGATGTCCCGCTCGGTCACGCCGGTGAGCACCTTGTGGAGGCGTACGTACTCGGCGATCTTCGCCTTGGCCCGGACGCCCGAGGCGAAGCGCAGGACGAAGCCCTCCGCGTCGGTGCCGGTCGCGGGAGCGCCGCCCGGCAGGGTGCTGGAGCCGGTCAGCGCGAGCAGTTCGCCCAGCGGCATGGCGGGCCACACCTTGACCACGGAGCCGATGTCCTGCCAGTGGCCGGCGGCCTCGGCGAGCGGCACCTCGGCGCCGTCCGCTCCGTACGCGGCGAGCAGGACCAGGTCGCGGCGGTCCCCGTAGTCCACGACGATGCGGTTCTGCGGGTACACGATCTCCGCGAGGTAGGTGGTGCCGGGGACCAGCGCGGAGGTGTCGCGTCCGTCGAGGCGGCGCTGGGCCCAGACGGCCTGCGTGCTGGTGAAGGAGCCCCTGGAGGCGGCCCGCCACTTCCCGGCGTAGTGGAAGAGCACTCCGAGACTGCCGTCGACCTTGTCGTACACCTCGAACGGCTCGTCCGGCAGGGCAGGCGCGTAGGACCGGCCCGACTCGTGCTCGCCGACGTTGAAGAACTTGGGCAGCGGCAGCGCGACGACCTCGCCGGTGACGTCGTCGGCGACGAGTCCGCGGCAGCGCGTGGTGACCTGGTTCCAGACCTGCTCGTACTGGGCGGTCCGGGTGTAGCTGTAGAGCGACAACGGCAGCTCGGGGTGTGCCTTGCGGGCCACGTGTCCGGCGTCGATGGCCTCGGTCAGCGCCTGCGCGGGCATCAGGTCGTGCAGAGTCAGGCGGTCCTGGCTCATGGGGTTCCTCCCGGTTCGAGATGCCTCATTCTCAGGTGCGGGAGGACCTGGCCGAAACCGAATATCTGCCCGTTACCGCAGGTCCTTCGCCCTGTCCGGGCCTTCGCCGCCCAGCCGGTTGATGTCGCGCGGCCGCAGGACCCGCTGGGTGTCCGCGCCGCCGGGCCCGGCCGCCGCGACGGCGATCATGGCGCGGCCCAGTGCCCCGGTGGTGGTGACCAGGTGGGGTGCGAAGCGCCGCAGGACCGGGAACAGCGGCGCGGTGACGGCGTAAGCGGCGCGGTAGAGCGGGGTCTTGGAGGGGATGCCGCGGTCCGGCTGCACGATCCCCGGCCGGAACATGTACGCCTCGAAGGGGAGCTTCAGCAGGTCGTTCTCGGTCTTCCCCTTGACCCGGGCCCACATGGAGCGGCCGCTCTCGGTGCTGTCGGTGCCCTCGCCGGACACGTAGGCGAAGGTGAGCCGCGGGTTGGCGGCCGCGAGCGGGCGGGCGGCGGCGAGCGTCAGATCGTAGGTGATCCGCCGGTACTCCTCCTCCTTCATGCGGAAGGAGGAGATGCCCAGGCAGAAGAAGCACGCGTCGTACGAGGCCAGGTCCGGCCCGCCGGGCTGCGACAGGTCGGTCGGATCGGCCCGGACGAGCTCGCGCAGCTTGGGGTGGGACACGGCAAGGGGGCTGCGGCCGATCGCGAGCACGCTGTCGACGGAGTCGTCGCGCAGGCACTCGCGCAGCACGCCCCGGCCGATCATGCCGGTCGCGCCGAAGAGGATGACGTTCACGGGCCCAGCCTAGAAGTCGTGGCGCGGCTCAGTGGGAGACGCACAGCTCGTTGCCCTCGGGATCGGCGAGGGTGGTCCAGACGGAGGGGCCCTGGTTGCCTTCGTGCAGGTGCACGGCCCCCTTGGCGAGGAGCCGCTCGACCAGGGCCCGCGGGTCGTCCTCGCCGGTGCGGACGTCGAGGTGCATGCGGTTCTTGACGGTCTTGGGCTCCTCGATGAGCTGGAAGAGGATGCGGGGCGCCCGTTCGAGGCCCTCGGGGTGGCGGATCCCCTGGCCGGCCTTCCAGACGAGGACGCCCCGGTGGGTGGTGGTGTCCTCCTCGGTCGCCCGCCCGGCGGCGATCATCTCGCGGATGAACTCCTCGTCGCTGGGCTCGACCTCCCATCCGAGGGCCTCGGCCCACCAGTCGGCGAGGGCGTGCGGTGTGGCGGAATCGACGGTCACCTGAAATGTGTAGGCCATGCCCGGACCCTACTGATCACCTCTGACAACCCGCCACCGGAAGGGCCCGGTGCGCGGCATCGTGCGCACCGGGCCCTCGGTCAGGTCGCGGGGGGCAGGGTCAACCGGCGCTCACCTCCTCTCCCTCCGGCGCGGCCTCCTCCGGCATCCAGGACGGCTTCTTGAAACGCTCCAGGACCAGCGGCGCCGAACTGAAGATCACGGCGCCCGCGGCGACCAGGCCCACGTACAGTCCCGTACTGCCGATGGGCAGTTGGGCCGGCGGGACGAAGGCCAGGACGAAGGCGAAGGCGACGGCGAGGAAGCCGAGGCCGCCCACCAGCCAGATGCCGGGCTTCCCGCCGGGGATGCGGAAGGCGCGCGGCAGGTCGGGCTGGGTGTGGCGGAGCCGGATGGCCGACGCGTACAGCAGCATGTACACGATGATGTACAGG
Encoded proteins:
- a CDS encoding AAA family ATPase, whose amino-acid sequence is MSETPETEAAVSPAAPAEPPALPVVHIMTGLPASGKTTAARALQAESGGRMRRVNLDDLRAMLDVPDPERGRSYKHEQTVLDIQDAAVSAAVEGGFDVVVDNTHLTSYIPKRLKAAVAGRATFVVHDYTDVPVEECLRRDAARERQVGEEIIRILADKHAKAKKGGWRLTTDWLNDQPDVSPYVPDPALPTAVMCDIDGTLAMTGDRNPYDFTRCGLDTLNAPVRDALDSFRRSDGDTIVLLSGRGEEHREPTEAWLREHEVPYDELWMRAAGDTRRDDIVKAELFNAHVRHRYAVRVSLDDRDRVVAIWRRMGLATWQVNYGDF
- a CDS encoding CatB-related O-acetyltransferase — encoded protein: MDRLPPDPRTLHPMAGQPRVVLLKPLVTSPLIEVGEYSYYDDPDDPTAFETRNVLYHYGPERLVIGKFCALGTGVRFIMNGANHRMDGPSTFPFPIMGGSWADRFDLLAGLPGRGDTVVGNDVWFGYHTMVMPGVRIGHGAVIASGAVVVDDVPDYAIVGGNPAKPIRTRYEETDVARLLELAWWDWPVAHLTEHIRTVMTGTVDALEAIAPRAV
- a CDS encoding YbjQ family protein, with product MGIEDYGGGPGAQQTGVMVVTTNDVPGYRVEQVIGEVFGLTVRSRHLGSQIGAGLKSMIGGELKGLTKTLVETRNQAMDRLIEQAKARGANAVLMMRFDVTDAADLGTEVCAYGTAVVLVPAST
- a CDS encoding VOC family protein; the protein is MAYTFQVTVDSATPHALADWWAEALGWEVEPSDEEFIREMIAAGRATEEDTTTHRGVLVWKAGQGIRHPEGLERAPRILFQLIEEPKTVKNRMHLDVRTGEDDPRALVERLLAKGAVHLHEGNQGPSVWTTLADPEGNELCVSH
- a CDS encoding epimerase codes for the protein MNVILFGATGMIGRGVLRECLRDDSVDSVLAIGRSPLAVSHPKLRELVRADPTDLSQPGGPDLASYDACFFCLGISSFRMKEEEYRRITYDLTLAAARPLAAANPRLTFAYVSGEGTDSTESGRSMWARVKGKTENDLLKLPFEAYMFRPGIVQPDRGIPSKTPLYRAAYAVTAPLFPVLRRFAPHLVTTTGALGRAMIAVAAAGPGGADTQRVLRPRDINRLGGEGPDRAKDLR
- a CDS encoding TetR/AcrR family transcriptional regulator, which gives rise to MVTRAQSAALTRRALLDAAAELLDLGGPEAVTLREVGARAGVSRGAPYRHFTGKDSLLTVVATEAWERIADRVHALRTDPSLSASDRVRGALRTLTGVGREQPHLYQMLFRRPGHRPEELGEGLDQVRRGLCAPTDDPVAERLRAAGRFQREFMVVVAGLVGEARSRHYGALLLAGAHGIAEMELSGHLDAGSLDTSSDGLVDTLVRMVTDVGEAT
- a CDS encoding endo-alpha-N-acetylgalactosaminidase family protein — encoded protein: MRTPLWPAAAAVAGLVATLVVAVPAAPAVAATPLTITSPELSVSVDSAFPRVISYTRTATGDVLNGNEDTIGAIVVNGTTYTPTVTATPSASGVDYALAFSGVTIKSRLSVTGSVVEFKVTAIEDTAALRVRSFAIPNHNLVSVRSSQAGAALSTAKMHTATTGTGDTFTPITASTPVDAAATTVMYGLANTGKLAAAIDSNSYYDAPSGGTASENGRISKQVTDKGTYRRAGLWSGSWLYRSSGAADTDTEPLPYVRVAITADRNADSTVDWQDAAVAYRDIWTAPTGWQHTADRVVQRIPFNFASAATHPFSETLDETKRVNLATDGLGQFVLLKGYASEGHDSAHMDYKNIGSKLGGATDLNTLTTVGHTYNADFGVHVNATEEYPVSATFDPAHQTGGLGWDWLDQSYYVDTRKDGQSGERLKRFQDLKAAAPGLDFLYVDVWYGDGYVSRKLEREIGGLGFQLATEFPASMTGQSLWHHWATDVNYGGSDLKGINSNIARFIANHTKDDWIAANPLLGGAEITAYEGWQGKRDFTSFLSTTFATNLPTKYLQESPIVKWTANAVTLVNGTTVTTSGNTRKITTAGRTVLDGSAYLLPRDGKLYHWNDKAASTTWTLPAGWSSPKLYKLTDTGRQLVGDLAVTGGQVTIDAAAKTAYVVTNGAAPAQADPNWGEGAPVKDPSFFSGNLNTWSVTGTGAAVTRNSQGQNELTMAPSTAPAVSQQLTGLAPGTYAASVWVTTPAGRAATLGVTPAGGTAASVYADSSTLTNSLGGSEKNGTKMQRMKVLFDVPAGQSTATLKLSAASGPGTVYLDDVRVVRSARTPLNGHWFTEDFENVDAGWGPFAFGGAGGSATDPRTHIAQRNAPYTQAGWSGKLVDDVISGQNSLKSHEERQGLVYRTLPQTLRLTPGRSYKVTFSYENGFSGDYQFITGSGSTETATALNQARTATTFTKTFTAGTDAWIGVRKVTGEGSHNEADFILDDLAVDDLGSGTGGELLVPQTQMSVKAVDSQETAGENGAAANVLDGDSATIWHTQWYQATAPMPHEITLDLGASYNVSALHYLPRQTQSNGRIAAYQVLTSTDGVTWGTAAASGTFANTTAQQDVTFTARTARYVKLKATSEVSGNPWTAVAELNVGYLP
- a CDS encoding RNA ligase gives rise to the protein MSQDRLTLHDLMPAQALTEAIDAGHVARKAHPELPLSLYSYTRTAQYEQVWNQVTTRCRGLVADDVTGEVVALPLPKFFNVGEHESGRSYAPALPDEPFEVYDKVDGSLGVLFHYAGKWRAASRGSFTSTQAVWAQRRLDGRDTSALVPGTTYLAEIVYPQNRIVVDYGDRRDLVLLAAYGADGAEVPLAEAAGHWQDIGSVVKVWPAMPLGELLALTGSSTLPGGAPATGTDAEGFVLRFASGVRAKAKIAEYVRLHKVLTGVTERDIWRGHGIQRFAGLPLKQLAQGLNCTVADIEASGGKPLDALLEQVPDEFDHWVRSVIERLETEAVLRERAIDEAYASLAHLAGDRGAFARAAKTTVRDGGVRGALFQRLDGRSTELITWRQVRPETSDPFTHDEEN
- a CDS encoding SDR family oxidoreductase; translated protein: MTTSSETQKLVVVTGASTGMGASAARELARRGFHVLAGVRRDRDADAIRSTGIEPLILDITEPEHVEALAARVESDPRALHALVNNAGIQVNGPVEALPLAEWRRVFEVNLFGHIAVTQVLLPALLRAKGRVVNISSVGGKFAMATYGAYAGSKFALEAVSDSLRREVAPLGVRVVVVEPGGVRTEMAARGVETANRLSARMTPEQEERYGDMVRANNELMASGTASGLTADAAALVIAKAVTTPRPRTRYTAGRDAALIVRLGRILSDRTLDRVLAANLRRHQP
- a CDS encoding NTP pyrophosphohydrolase; its protein translation is MDEPNVLIVDGANVVGSVPDGWWRDRRGAAERLRDRLALREEGEEIVLVVEGAARGVASVPGVRVDEAPGSGDDRIVELAAAYSERGGCVVVTADRELRTRVRAYGARCVGPRTVRPETRL